One segment of Candidatus Polarisedimenticolaceae bacterium DNA contains the following:
- a CDS encoding hemerythrin family protein: protein MTTKARPDDVRLGVPAIDAEHEAQLKLLDALEAAAASGDRERTRDRLATFVTYLDAHFLSEQLLMRGHAYPGYAAHVQDHEAAIGMMNELRERIDAGEDELQPPVLDALRRWLIGHVTTVDRDFAEFLKERGKAR from the coding sequence ATGACGACCAAGGCCCGCCCCGACGACGTGCGTCTCGGAGTGCCCGCGATCGACGCGGAACACGAGGCCCAGCTGAAGCTCCTCGACGCGCTCGAGGCCGCCGCGGCCAGCGGCGACCGGGAGAGGACCCGCGATCGCCTCGCGACCTTCGTCACCTACCTCGACGCGCACTTCCTGTCGGAGCAGTTATTGATGCGCGGTCACGCCTACCCCGGCTACGCCGCCCACGTGCAGGACCACGAGGCGGCGATCGGCATGATGAACGAGCTGCGCGAGCGGATCGACGCCGGGGAGGACGAGCTGCAGCCGCCGGTGCTCGACGCCCTCCGGCGCTGGCTCATCGGCCACGTCACGACGGTCGACCGCGACTTCGCGGAGTTCCTGAAGGAGCGGGGGAAGGCGCGTTAG